A window of the Thalassospira indica genome harbors these coding sequences:
- a CDS encoding energy transducer TonB: MSKRVDLLIATGLTGLVLTGGIVLAMPDPQPSGWGGAGAVQSISISLGAGQAETGEAETDTQSADAVDSMAAEVPEEIVDPDPEQETQPEPIPEEVFETEPEPEPEVLPEPEPEVVEQQPEPIPEPEPVIEQVAEPEPEPVPEPVVEQQLAEVLPVRMKPKPPVEQAEAPQPTKAPEPVEKAAQPTPQPSGLTNSVKSEGTTGETTQSQAASSSAGSGGGAASQAKMVDYQASVLQTLARYREYPERAMRRRIEGENRIRLVIARDGTVLEASMVSSSGSSILDRETERLIERVRKFPPFPDEMTEQQVVWTVPVAYQLH; encoded by the coding sequence ATGTCCAAACGTGTTGATCTTTTGATTGCAACCGGGCTGACCGGTCTTGTCCTGACCGGCGGGATCGTCCTTGCCATGCCCGACCCGCAGCCATCCGGCTGGGGCGGGGCAGGGGCTGTGCAAAGTATCAGCATTTCGCTGGGCGCCGGGCAGGCCGAAACCGGTGAAGCGGAAACCGATACCCAAAGTGCCGACGCGGTCGATAGCATGGCCGCCGAAGTGCCCGAAGAAATCGTTGACCCGGATCCGGAACAGGAAACCCAGCCCGAGCCGATCCCCGAGGAAGTGTTCGAGACGGAGCCAGAGCCTGAACCGGAAGTTCTCCCGGAACCAGAGCCGGAAGTGGTCGAGCAACAGCCAGAACCCATTCCGGAACCAGAACCGGTCATTGAACAAGTCGCCGAACCGGAGCCTGAACCTGTGCCCGAGCCGGTTGTCGAACAGCAACTGGCAGAGGTCCTGCCGGTGCGCATGAAGCCCAAACCACCCGTGGAGCAGGCAGAGGCCCCGCAACCGACCAAGGCGCCAGAGCCGGTCGAAAAAGCCGCCCAGCCAACGCCACAGCCGTCCGGACTGACAAACTCTGTCAAGTCAGAGGGCACGACGGGTGAAACCACCCAAAGTCAGGCCGCCAGTTCATCGGCTGGTAGCGGTGGTGGTGCGGCAAGCCAGGCCAAGATGGTGGATTATCAGGCGTCCGTTTTGCAAACGCTGGCGCGCTACCGCGAATATCCCGAACGCGCTATGCGCCGCCGGATCGAGGGCGAAAATCGTATTCGCCTTGTCATTGCGCGCGATGGCACGGTGCTTGAAGCCAGCATGGTCAGTTCAAGCGGGTCAAGCATCCTTGATCGCGAAACCGAACGCCTGATCGAACGCGTTCGGAAATTCCCGCCATTCCCCGACGAGATGACCGAACAACAAGTCGTCTGGACCGTACCAGTCGCCTATCAACTTCACTAG
- a CDS encoding ExbD/TolR family protein: MQLRERNSGSTPMIGLTPLIDVVFILLIFFMLASSFLDWKGFEMSVSITDGRATSQSDTRPVTVEVDVNGGLSINGNAIALSNLAPTLLRDHDGSPVRLRPINGANLQRLVEVMDTLGRGGVTDVEFIE; this comes from the coding sequence ATGCAGCTGCGCGAACGCAACAGCGGTTCTACACCGATGATCGGTCTGACCCCGCTGATTGATGTTGTCTTTATCCTGCTGATCTTCTTCATGCTGGCTTCAAGCTTCCTTGACTGGAAGGGCTTTGAGATGTCGGTCAGCATCACCGATGGTCGCGCCACCAGCCAAAGCGACACCCGACCGGTCACGGTCGAGGTCGATGTTAATGGTGGCCTGTCGATCAATGGCAATGCGATTGCGCTTTCGAATCTGGCGCCGACGCTTTTGCGTGATCATGACGGATCACCGGTACGCCTGCGGCCGATCAATGGTGCCAATCTGCAACGACTGGTCGAAGTGATGGATACGCTGGGCCGTGGTGGCGTCACGGATGTGGAGTTCATTGAATGA
- a CDS encoding ExbD/TolR family protein, translated as MKRRIQIAEDGPVQEPMLPLINIVFLLLIFFMIAGSLQKLGPFEVDPPASQTAEGQPEDTIVLWFGSNGEIGIDDLTGGLDRLSSMLPADYIGRPVEIRADREVEGAKVVTLLARLQELGIEKVQLMTAMQPGQE; from the coding sequence ATGAAACGCCGCATCCAGATTGCCGAGGACGGACCGGTTCAGGAACCGATGTTGCCTTTGATCAACATCGTCTTCCTGCTTTTGATCTTTTTCATGATTGCCGGAAGCCTGCAAAAACTCGGTCCCTTTGAAGTTGACCCGCCCGCCAGCCAAACCGCCGAAGGCCAACCGGAAGACACCATTGTCTTGTGGTTTGGCAGCAATGGTGAAATCGGGATTGATGATTTGACGGGTGGGCTTGATCGCCTGTCGTCAATGCTGCCAGCCGATTATATCGGCCGTCCGGTCGAAATCCGGGCCGACCGCGAAGTCGAAGGTGCCAAGGTCGTGACCCTTTTGGCGCGTCTTCAGGAACTTGGCATTGAGAAAGTCCAATTGATGACGGCCATGCAGCCGGGTCAGGAATAG
- a CDS encoding DUF2218 domain-containing protein: MFTTKGSVKTDKAAKYLVQLCKHFAHKVEVDLGETTGNVAFPMGPCVITAHEDRLTFDGQSHKPEGIESMKGVIIVHLDKFAWREAPLDYHWEDGETPDA, translated from the coding sequence ATGTTTACCACAAAGGGATCGGTCAAAACCGATAAGGCCGCCAAGTATCTTGTCCAGCTGTGCAAACATTTCGCTCACAAGGTCGAGGTCGATCTGGGCGAAACCACCGGCAATGTGGCATTTCCCATGGGCCCGTGCGTCATTACCGCCCATGAGGACCGCCTGACCTTTGACGGGCAGTCACACAAGCCAGAAGGTATTGAAAGCATGAAGGGTGTGATTATCGTCCATCTCGACAAATTTGCCTGGCGCGAGGCACCACTTGATTATCATTGGGAAGATGGCGAAACGCCTGATGCCTAA
- the coaD gene encoding pantetheine-phosphate adenylyltransferase codes for MTETSSTVSRIGIYPGTFDPVTQGHMDIIRRATRIVDQLIVGVAINAGKGPMFGVDERCALVEGALKAAGGEVAARTSVKPFSSLLMQFAQENGSSTIIRGLRAVSDFEYEFQMAGMNARLSPEVETVFLMASDKQQFVSSRFVKEIARLGGNVTEFVPANVLKRLHEKLAEEKE; via the coding sequence ATGACTGAAACGTCTTCTACCGTATCGCGTATCGGGATTTATCCGGGCACCTTTGATCCGGTAACCCAGGGGCATATGGATATCATTCGTCGTGCGACCCGGATCGTCGATCAACTGATTGTCGGCGTTGCGATCAACGCCGGCAAAGGTCCGATGTTCGGGGTCGATGAACGCTGTGCACTGGTTGAAGGTGCACTCAAGGCTGCGGGCGGTGAAGTTGCCGCCCGTACCTCAGTTAAGCCATTTTCATCGCTTCTGATGCAGTTTGCCCAGGAAAACGGATCCAGCACGATTATCCGTGGACTTCGGGCGGTATCGGACTTTGAGTATGAATTCCAGATGGCCGGGATGAACGCCCGGCTATCCCCGGAAGTTGAAACCGTCTTTTTGATGGCATCGGACAAACAACAGTTTGTCTCTTCGCGTTTCGTGAAGGAAATCGCCCGTCTGGGCGGGAATGTCACTGAATTTGTGCCGGCAAACGTGCTGAAACGGCTGCACGAAAAGCTGGCAGAAGAAAAGGAATAA
- a CDS encoding peptidylprolyl isomerase: MSNGNDAVAQDLENTLYLDLKDGRVVIQLRPDLAPKHVARIKELTREGFYDGLKFHRVIEGFMAQTGDPKGNGTGGSGQKLDAEFSNERHVRGTVSMARSANPNSADSQFFIVFADAPHLDGQYTIWGEVTEGMEYVDMIKKGAPWANGSVADPDQIVKMQVAADAQ; encoded by the coding sequence ATGTCCAATGGAAACGACGCAGTCGCTCAGGATCTGGAAAACACGCTTTATCTTGACCTGAAAGATGGCCGCGTTGTGATCCAGCTTCGCCCGGATCTGGCACCGAAACATGTTGCCCGGATCAAGGAACTTACCCGTGAAGGCTTTTACGATGGGCTGAAATTCCATCGTGTGATCGAAGGTTTCATGGCGCAGACCGGTGATCCCAAAGGCAATGGAACCGGCGGTTCCGGTCAGAAACTTGATGCCGAGTTTTCGAATGAACGTCACGTTCGCGGCACCGTTTCCATGGCCCGTTCGGCCAATCCGAACAGTGCGGATTCCCAGTTCTTCATCGTCTTTGCCGATGCACCGCACCTTGATGGTCAGTACACCATCTGGGGCGAAGTGACTGAGGGCATGGAATATGTCGACATGATCAAAAAGGGTGCGCCCTGGGCCAATGGCAGCGTTGCCGACCCGGATCAGATCGTCAAAATGCAGGTTGCTGCCGACGCGCAATAA
- a CDS encoding ABC transporter substrate-binding protein, which yields MTIRNLFAVAVATLIWGASASAGETVTLTDIAGREVTVEVPVKHMILGEGRFLPSIGILDPENPVRWIAGMMGDFKSLDPASFAQYREKFPEIDDIPLVGRQNEETFSVEKAITVKPDVAIFGMSGGHGPGSTSHEVLSVMGAAHIPVVMIDFRAKPFENTPKSIRLLGKLMGREEQAEAFVKFYEENLQKVTSRTAKITEKPSVFLESRVGLAENCCEAMGNEMIGKFVTLAGGKNIFGDTIPGVISQVSVEQVIVSDPDVYITTAIGSAGLDADANAKRIVLGAKTNADQARASLANSMERTGLPLLSAVKSNQVYSVWHHVYNNPINVFALQAMAKWLHPDIYADLDPDAELATFFERFQAVDLNGVYWIGLDDAPSP from the coding sequence ATGACAATTCGCAATCTTTTCGCCGTTGCTGTGGCAACACTGATCTGGGGTGCAAGTGCTTCCGCTGGTGAAACGGTCACACTGACTGATATTGCCGGACGTGAAGTCACCGTCGAGGTGCCGGTCAAACACATGATCCTTGGCGAGGGACGTTTCCTGCCGTCGATCGGCATTCTTGATCCGGAAAATCCGGTGCGCTGGATTGCCGGAATGATGGGCGACTTCAAATCACTCGATCCGGCATCCTTTGCGCAATACCGCGAAAAATTCCCCGAAATTGATGATATCCCGCTGGTTGGCCGTCAGAACGAGGAAACGTTTTCTGTTGAAAAGGCAATCACGGTTAAACCGGATGTTGCGATTTTCGGCATGTCGGGTGGTCATGGGCCGGGCTCGACCAGCCACGAGGTCCTGTCTGTCATGGGGGCTGCCCACATCCCGGTGGTGATGATTGATTTCCGAGCCAAGCCGTTTGAAAACACACCCAAGAGCATACGTCTTCTGGGCAAGCTGATGGGCAGGGAAGAACAGGCAGAAGCATTTGTGAAGTTCTATGAGGAGAACCTTCAAAAGGTGACCTCACGCACAGCAAAGATAACCGAAAAGCCCAGTGTCTTCCTTGAAAGCCGTGTCGGCCTTGCCGAGAATTGCTGCGAAGCCATGGGCAACGAGATGATTGGCAAGTTCGTCACCCTTGCCGGTGGCAAGAATATCTTTGGCGACACCATTCCCGGCGTCATCAGCCAGGTCTCCGTCGAACAGGTCATTGTCTCCGATCCCGACGTCTATATCACCACAGCCATCGGATCCGCCGGGCTGGATGCGGACGCCAATGCAAAGCGCATTGTGCTGGGCGCAAAGACGAATGCCGATCAGGCACGTGCATCGCTGGCAAACAGCATGGAACGCACCGGCCTGCCGCTTCTAAGTGCGGTGAAAAGCAACCAAGTCTATTCCGTCTGGCATCATGTTTATAACAATCCGATCAATGTGTTTGCCCTGCAGGCGATGGCAAAGTGGCTGCATCCCGACATCTATGCCGACCTTGATCCAGACGCCGAACTGGCAACATTTTTCGAGCGCTTTCAGGCGGTTGATCTGAACGGTGTCTACTGGATCGGCCTTGACGACGCGCCGTCACCATAA
- a CDS encoding MotA/TolQ/ExbB proton channel family protein: MSDPVNSSAASSDAQTPLSSDGALVPVGADSATGNLNADGSVMVDPNTGLAIDATATTQSTGMLDGFVGLPVIEQVDRAGVVGWVLAAMALIGLMVFFYKLVGFLRRGVFADGFVKDVERHLSSGDEQQAAEILARRRHPAARIALSGMMLPVSSSEEREAASDLIASRARKEIDGLNGGLRIMSAIAVLSPLLGLLGTVMGMIEAFQRMEGAGSRIDPSVLSGGIWLALLTTAIGLVVAIPATAFHMWMQGVIGRAAATMEDVCTLVVNRGELARKTLSRASNVSELRHAAE, translated from the coding sequence ATGTCTGACCCTGTGAATTCATCAGCCGCATCTTCGGATGCGCAAACGCCGCTTTCTTCCGATGGCGCACTCGTCCCGGTGGGGGCTGACTCTGCGACCGGAAACCTTAATGCGGACGGTTCTGTCATGGTGGACCCGAATACCGGGCTTGCCATTGATGCAACGGCAACGACCCAGTCGACCGGCATGCTGGATGGCTTTGTTGGCCTTCCGGTGATTGAACAGGTCGACCGGGCAGGCGTTGTTGGCTGGGTGCTGGCCGCGATGGCCCTGATCGGGCTTATGGTGTTCTTCTATAAGCTGGTCGGGTTCCTGCGCCGTGGTGTTTTTGCCGACGGCTTTGTAAAGGATGTCGAACGTCACCTGTCATCGGGTGACGAGCAGCAGGCGGCCGAAATTCTGGCACGCCGTCGCCATCCGGCCGCGCGTATTGCCCTGTCGGGCATGATGCTTCCGGTAAGTTCGTCTGAGGAACGCGAAGCAGCATCGGATCTGATTGCATCGCGTGCGCGCAAGGAAATTGATGGTCTCAATGGTGGTCTGCGGATCATGTCGGCCATTGCCGTGCTAAGCCCGCTCTTGGGCCTTCTGGGTACCGTCATGGGCATGATCGAGGCCTTCCAGCGTATGGAAGGGGCAGGCAGCCGTATTGATCCGTCTGTGCTGTCTGGCGGTATCTGGCTGGCACTTCTGACAACTGCCATCGGCCTTGTGGTCGCGATCCCGGCAACCGCGTTTCATATGTGGATGCAAGGCGTGATTGGCCGTGCTGCCGCCACGATGGAAGATGTTTGTACGCTGGTGGTTAATCGCGGTGAACTGGCCCGCAAGACGCTTAGCCGCGCATCAAACGTTTCCGAACTGCGCCACGCCGCCGAATAA
- the gyrA gene encoding DNA gyrase subunit A: MSTKETNPENRDIFPVSIEQEMRRSYLDYAMSVIVSRALPDVRDGLKPVHRRILYAMHENGFEYNKPFRKSARVVGDVMGKYHPHGDSAIYDAMVRMAQNFSMRLQLIDGQGNFGSMDGDKAAAMRYTEARMAKAAHFLLDDIDKDTIDFRDNYDETTKEPSVIPARFPNMLVNGAGGIAVGMATNIPPHNLGEVIDGCMAYVDDPNISVEGLMEFVHGPDFPTGGLILGRSGIHSAFKTGRGSVVMRARTHVEEIRANREAIIVTEVPYQVNKATLMEKIAELVRDKKLEGISDLRDESDRSGVRMVIELKRDANADVVLNQLFRFTALQTSFGVNMLALNRGKPELMNLKEIIQAFVEFREEVITRRTIHLLKKARDRAHVVVGLGIAVSNIDEVIKLIRNAADPTVAREQLMERDWAAGDIVPLIELIADPNQVGSTDGMYRLSEAQARAILELRLHRLTGLERDKIAGELTELGEKIKDFLDILASRERKLTILKDELTEMRNEFADPRRSEIQEAEFEHDIEDLIAREDMVVTVSHSGYIQRVPLSTYRAQRRGGKGRSGMATREEDFVSKLFVANTHTPVLFFSSEGMVYKMKVWRLPMGTPQSRGKALVNLLPLSEGEYITTVLPLPDEEEWPNLHVMFATSTGNVRRNSLADFVNVKSNGKIAMKLEEERGDKLIAVQTCTDDDDILLTTRQGKCIRFRVGDVRVFTGRNSVGVRGIRLADQDEVIAMSVLFGNHVSMEERGEYLSITGKLRREEITADSLPLELLSEERYQEILSGDQMILSVTENGYGKRTSAYEYRVTGRGGQGFANIEMSERNGNVAASFVIEEGDELMMVTNGGKVIRMPTHDIRIAGRKTQGVTLFRTAEDEQVVAVERLSNLGDEDDEIIDGEEGVIEGAEGAVETADQAPEASDEDAAEAPASDEADRDE; encoded by the coding sequence TTGTCCACCAAAGAGACCAATCCCGAGAACCGCGATATCTTCCCGGTTTCCATCGAACAAGAAATGCGCCGCAGCTACCTCGATTACGCGATGAGCGTGATCGTCAGCCGCGCACTGCCTGACGTCCGAGACGGTTTGAAGCCGGTACATCGTCGTATTCTGTACGCCATGCACGAGAACGGGTTTGAATATAACAAGCCGTTCCGCAAATCGGCCCGTGTGGTCGGGGATGTGATGGGTAAATATCACCCGCACGGCGACAGCGCGATTTACGATGCCATGGTCCGTATGGCGCAGAATTTCTCCATGCGCCTGCAACTGATTGACGGGCAGGGCAACTTCGGGTCCATGGATGGCGACAAGGCCGCCGCCATGCGTTACACCGAGGCCCGCATGGCCAAGGCCGCGCACTTCCTTCTCGATGATATCGACAAGGATACGATTGATTTCCGCGATAACTATGACGAAACCACCAAGGAACCGTCAGTTATCCCGGCCCGTTTCCCCAACATGCTGGTCAATGGTGCCGGTGGTATTGCGGTTGGTATGGCAACCAACATTCCGCCGCATAACCTTGGCGAAGTCATTGATGGCTGCATGGCCTATGTCGATGATCCCAATATTTCCGTCGAAGGTCTGATGGAATTTGTCCATGGTCCGGATTTCCCGACCGGTGGTCTTATTCTTGGCCGTTCAGGCATCCATTCGGCATTCAAGACCGGTCGTGGTTCTGTCGTCATGCGGGCACGTACCCATGTCGAGGAAATCCGTGCCAACCGCGAAGCCATCATCGTGACCGAAGTTCCCTATCAGGTGAACAAGGCCACCCTGATGGAAAAGATCGCCGAACTGGTCCGCGACAAGAAGCTTGAAGGCATTTCCGATCTGCGTGACGAGTCTGACCGTTCGGGCGTGCGCATGGTGATCGAGCTTAAGCGTGATGCCAATGCCGATGTTGTCTTAAACCAGCTGTTCCGCTTTACAGCGCTTCAGACCTCGTTCGGTGTCAACATGCTGGCGCTGAACCGTGGCAAGCCGGAACTGATGAACCTGAAGGAAATCATTCAGGCCTTCGTCGAATTCCGCGAAGAAGTCATTACCCGTCGTACCATCCACCTTCTGAAAAAGGCGCGTGACCGTGCCCATGTCGTGGTTGGTCTGGGTATTGCGGTATCGAATATCGACGAAGTCATCAAACTGATCCGTAATGCAGCCGATCCGACTGTCGCACGTGAACAGCTGATGGAACGTGATTGGGCGGCGGGCGATATTGTTCCGCTGATCGAACTGATTGCCGATCCGAACCAGGTTGGTTCAACTGATGGCATGTATCGCCTGTCCGAAGCACAGGCGCGTGCAATCCTTGAACTGCGTCTGCATCGCCTGACCGGTCTCGAACGCGACAAGATCGCGGGCGAATTGACCGAGTTGGGTGAGAAGATCAAGGACTTCCTTGATATCCTTGCCTCGCGTGAGCGCAAGTTGACGATCCTCAAGGATGAACTGACCGAAATGCGCAATGAATTCGCCGACCCGCGTCGCAGCGAAATTCAGGAAGCAGAATTCGAACATGACATCGAAGACCTGATTGCCCGTGAAGACATGGTGGTGACCGTGTCGCACAGCGGTTACATCCAGCGTGTTCCGCTGTCGACCTATCGCGCACAGCGTCGCGGTGGCAAAGGCCGTTCGGGCATGGCAACCCGCGAGGAAGATTTCGTTTCCAAGCTGTTTGTTGCCAATACCCACACCCCGGTTCTGTTCTTCAGCTCCGAGGGGATGGTCTACAAGATGAAGGTCTGGCGCCTGCCGATGGGTACGCCGCAATCGCGCGGCAAGGCGCTTGTGAACCTGTTGCCGCTGTCAGAAGGCGAATATATCACCACGGTCCTGCCGCTTCCCGATGAGGAAGAATGGCCGAACCTGCATGTGATGTTTGCCACCTCGACCGGTAACGTGCGCCGTAACAGCCTTGCCGATTTCGTGAACGTGAAATCAAACGGCAAGATCGCCATGAAGCTTGAAGAAGAACGTGGTGACAAGCTGATCGCGGTTCAGACCTGTACCGATGATGACGACATCCTTCTGACAACCCGTCAGGGCAAGTGCATTCGTTTCCGTGTCGGTGACGTGCGCGTCTTTACCGGCCGTAATTCGGTTGGTGTGCGTGGCATCCGTCTGGCCGATCAGGACGAAGTCATCGCGATGTCGGTGCTGTTTGGCAACCATGTTTCGATGGAAGAGCGCGGTGAATACCTCTCGATCACCGGCAAGTTGCGTCGCGAGGAAATCACGGCCGATAGCCTTCCGCTCGAACTGCTGTCCGAAGAACGCTATCAGGAAATTCTCAGTGGCGATCAGATGATCCTGTCGGTCACTGAAAACGGTTATGGCAAACGGACGTCTGCCTATGAATATCGTGTGACCGGCCGTGGTGGTCAGGGCTTTGCCAATATCGAGATGTCGGAACGTAACGGTAATGTCGCTGCGTCCTTCGTGATCGAGGAAGGTGACGAACTGATGATGGTCACCAATGGTGGCAAGGTCATCCGTATGCCGACCCATGACATCCGTATTGCCGGGCGTAAGACCCAGGGTGTGACGCTGTTCCGTACTGCCGAAGACGAACAGGTCGTCGCAGTCGAACGTCTGTCAAACCTTGGTGATGAAGATGATGAGATCATCGATGGCGAGGAAGGTGTGATCGAGGGTGCCGAAGGTGCCGTTGAAACCGCCGACCAGGCCCCGGAAGCATCTGATGAAGATGCGGCTGAGGCACCGGCATCTGATGAAGCGGACCGCGACGAATAA